A region from the Paenibacillus humicola genome encodes:
- the yhbH gene encoding sporulation protein YhbH: MTDPLFIVSREDWSLHRKGYQDQTRHQEKVREAIKQNLPDIVSDESIILSDGQKTVKVPIKSLDEYRFVYNFNKKQHVGQGDGDSQVGDVLGVDPQAAKGPGKGQGAGDQPGDEYVETEISIDQLEDILFDELELPNLEQKQKENVQSTEIVFQDIRKKGIMSNIDKKRTLIENLRRNANAGISGIGGISPDDLRFKTWQEVIRPQSNAVILALMDTSGSMGSFEKYCARSFFFWMTRFLRRKYEHVEIVFIAHHTEAKEVTEEEFFTRGESGGTICSSAYQKALDIIDSRYPTANWNIYPFHFSDGDNLTSDNERCVRLIDELLAKSNMFGYGEVNQYNRSSTLMSAFKHISNKKFMYSVIREKGEVYKALKTFFTNKASGA, from the coding sequence ATGACAGATCCGCTGTTTATCGTGTCTCGTGAAGATTGGTCCCTTCACCGCAAGGGATACCAGGACCAAACGCGCCATCAGGAAAAAGTGCGCGAAGCGATCAAACAGAATCTTCCCGATATCGTTTCGGATGAAAGCATCATTCTGTCCGACGGGCAAAAAACGGTTAAAGTGCCGATCAAAAGCCTCGACGAGTACCGTTTTGTGTATAACTTCAACAAAAAGCAGCATGTCGGACAAGGTGACGGCGATTCGCAGGTAGGCGACGTGCTCGGCGTCGATCCGCAGGCCGCCAAAGGTCCCGGCAAAGGACAGGGCGCAGGCGACCAGCCCGGCGACGAGTATGTGGAGACGGAAATCAGTATCGATCAGCTCGAGGACATTTTATTCGACGAGCTCGAGCTTCCCAATCTGGAGCAGAAGCAGAAGGAGAACGTGCAGTCGACCGAAATCGTGTTTCAGGATATCCGCAAAAAAGGCATCATGTCCAACATCGACAAGAAGCGCACCCTGATCGAGAATTTGCGGCGCAATGCGAACGCGGGCATCTCCGGCATCGGCGGCATTTCGCCGGACGATCTCCGGTTCAAGACGTGGCAGGAAGTCATAAGGCCGCAGTCCAACGCGGTGATTCTGGCGCTCATGGATACGTCGGGCAGCATGGGCTCCTTCGAAAAATATTGCGCGCGCAGCTTCTTTTTCTGGATGACCCGTTTCCTCCGGCGCAAATACGAGCACGTGGAAATCGTCTTTATCGCTCACCATACGGAAGCGAAGGAAGTGACCGAGGAAGAGTTTTTCACCCGCGGCGAAAGCGGGGGCACGATCTGCTCCTCGGCTTACCAGAAGGCGCTGGACATTATCGACAGCCGCTACCCGACCGCAAACTGGAATATTTACCCGTTCCATTTCTCGGACGGCGACAACCTGACCTCGGACAACGAACGGTGCGTCCGGCTGATCGACGAGCTGCTCGCGAAATCGAACATGTTCGGCTATGGAGAAGTGAACCAGTACAACCGCAGCAGTACGCTGATGTCGGCCTTCAAGCATATTTCGAACAAGAAATTTATGTATTCCGTCATCCGCGAGAAAGGCGAGGTCTATAAAGCGCTGAAAACGTTCTTCACGAACAAGGCAAGCGGCGCCTAA
- a CDS encoding threonine synthase, translating into MEHCRQVCAKCGATVSFSLNAKCGCGGTLLVEYDLERLRKTWPKSSLVGRGTSMWRYRELLPVKDERHIVSLGEGWTPLLRLEGLERRLGLKRVWVKREEQNPTGSFKARGFSAAVSLMREHGIRYAAVPSNGNAASALAAYAARADMKAAVFVPKDCPGVIVGESVRYGASVYIVDGLIHDAAAIVEAGRAEQGWFHAGTLKEPGRVEGKKTMGLELAEQLDWKLPDVIVYPTGGGSGIVGLWKAFRELHALGWIEDRFPRLVSVQEEGCTPIVDRVRQEPESRSGCVFPPSPSPTGLRVPEPPDGELIAGLIRKTGGTAVAVTADEIAAAQRIIGGCGISSSPEGAAAAAGTIRLAERGWIAPDESVAIFNTAHADKYVHWQPEIKLPVIRSYADFIRLGERTGI; encoded by the coding sequence ATGGAACACTGCAGACAGGTGTGTGCGAAATGCGGCGCAACCGTATCGTTCAGCCTGAACGCGAAATGCGGTTGCGGGGGAACCCTGCTGGTCGAATACGATCTGGAGCGGCTGAGAAAAACATGGCCGAAGTCGTCGCTCGTCGGCCGCGGGACATCGATGTGGCGGTACCGGGAGCTGCTTCCCGTGAAGGATGAGCGGCATATCGTTTCGCTGGGGGAAGGCTGGACGCCGCTGCTTCGGCTGGAAGGGCTCGAACGCCGTCTCGGACTGAAGCGGGTATGGGTAAAGCGCGAAGAGCAAAATCCGACCGGGAGCTTCAAGGCGAGAGGCTTCTCCGCGGCGGTTTCGCTTATGCGCGAGCACGGGATCCGCTATGCGGCCGTTCCCTCCAACGGCAACGCGGCGTCGGCGCTTGCGGCTTATGCGGCGCGCGCGGACATGAAAGCCGCCGTCTTCGTCCCGAAGGACTGTCCGGGCGTTATCGTCGGCGAAAGCGTAAGGTACGGCGCTTCCGTCTATATCGTGGACGGATTGATTCACGACGCCGCCGCGATCGTGGAGGCAGGCCGCGCGGAGCAGGGCTGGTTTCATGCGGGGACGCTGAAGGAGCCGGGCCGGGTAGAGGGCAAAAAGACGATGGGGCTGGAGCTGGCTGAACAGCTCGACTGGAAGCTGCCCGACGTCATTGTGTACCCGACCGGCGGCGGATCGGGTATCGTCGGACTGTGGAAGGCGTTTCGCGAGCTGCATGCGCTCGGCTGGATCGAAGACCGGTTTCCCCGGCTTGTCAGCGTGCAGGAGGAGGGCTGCACCCCGATCGTGGACCGGGTGCGGCAAGAACCGGAATCGCGGAGCGGCTGCGTCTTTCCGCCAAGCCCGAGCCCGACCGGACTGCGCGTGCCGGAGCCTCCCGACGGCGAGCTCATCGCCGGGCTGATCCGGAAGACGGGCGGCACGGCCGTCGCCGTCACCGCCGATGAGATCGCCGCCGCGCAGCGGATCATTGGAGGCTGCGGCATCTCCAGCTCTCCCGAAGGGGCCGCCGCGGCCGCCGGGACGATCCGGCTTGCGGAGCGGGGATGGATTGCGCCGGACGAATCGGTGGCGATCTTCAATACGGCGCATGCGGATAAATATGTCCATTGGCAGCCGGAAATCAAGCTGCCGGTCATCCGGAGCTACGCCGATTTTATCCGCCTTGGCGAACGGACGGGGATTTAG
- the panD gene encoding aspartate 1-decarboxylase: protein MLRLMCKGKIHRASVTEARLDYVGSITLDALLMKEANIQPYEMVQITSLRNATRWKTYAIPAPEGSGKVCLNGPPAHLFAPGDLVIVLSLGLLDETEIGRLKPAVVFVDEHNRITSVESHDLVVWKQDEAGE, encoded by the coding sequence ATGCTGCGCTTGATGTGCAAAGGCAAAATTCACCGCGCTTCCGTCACGGAAGCCCGGCTGGACTATGTGGGCAGCATTACGCTCGACGCGCTGCTGATGAAAGAAGCGAACATCCAGCCTTATGAAATGGTGCAGATCACCAGTCTTCGCAATGCGACGCGGTGGAAGACGTACGCCATCCCCGCCCCCGAGGGCTCCGGGAAGGTGTGCCTGAACGGCCCGCCGGCCCATCTGTTCGCGCCTGGCGATTTGGTCATCGTGCTCAGTCTCGGTTTGCTCGACGAAACGGAAATCGGCCGCCTGAAGCCGGCCGTCGTGTTCGTCGACGAGCACAACCGGATCACGAGCGTGGAAAGCCACGATCTGGTCGTGTGGAAGCAGGACGAAGCCGGCGAATAA
- a CDS encoding YheC/YheD family protein, which translates to MGKWKLHQFYSRDEGLRGLLPSTSLYSPAALKRYLNRYRAVYIKPDMEHTGKGIVKAWRTGEGYAFIKVRGRRSASVPGTEALHKQMGLGGKRGAYVIQRAIELASVKGRAFDVRVMMMRYRGKWTYAGMIAKVAGPGSIVTNVRRGRGYTMTVPGALRVSGRFDGGEIERFTGRLVAVSRKVCARFDRYKFSRQIGIDYGIDKNGRLWIIEVNFDYPSHALFLGLKDKTFYRKIKRIQASWKKRTKSEPRPAEAVSNLGLSGPAVPAERKK; encoded by the coding sequence TTGGGAAAATGGAAGCTTCATCAGTTTTACAGTCGCGACGAGGGACTGCGCGGCCTGCTGCCGAGCACGTCCCTGTACAGTCCCGCTGCCCTGAAGCGTTATTTGAATCGTTACCGGGCGGTTTATATTAAGCCGGATATGGAGCATACCGGAAAAGGCATCGTGAAAGCATGGCGTACGGGCGAAGGCTATGCTTTCATCAAAGTCCGCGGTCGGAGGTCCGCGTCCGTTCCGGGCACGGAAGCGCTGCATAAGCAAATGGGTCTCGGCGGCAAACGGGGCGCCTACGTCATTCAGCGCGCGATCGAGCTTGCTTCCGTCAAGGGACGGGCGTTCGACGTGCGGGTGATGATGATGCGCTACCGGGGCAAATGGACGTATGCGGGCATGATCGCCAAGGTTGCGGGGCCGGGCAGCATCGTGACCAACGTGCGCCGCGGCCGCGGGTATACGATGACGGTTCCGGGCGCGCTGCGGGTATCCGGCCGGTTTGACGGCGGCGAGATCGAGCGCTTCACCGGCCGGCTGGTCGCCGTCAGTCGGAAGGTATGTGCCCGGTTCGACCGGTATAAATTCAGCCGCCAGATCGGCATCGATTACGGCATCGACAAGAACGGCCGGCTGTGGATCATCGAGGTCAATTTCGATTACCCTTCCCATGCCCTTTTTCTCGGCCTGAAGGATAAAACCTTTTACCGCAAAATAAAACGCATCCAGGCGTCGTGGAAAAAGCGGACGAAGTCCGAACCGCGGCCGGCTGAAGCCGTTTCCAACCTTGGCCTTTCGGGTCCGGCCGTTCCCGCCGAGCGCAAAAAGTAG
- a CDS encoding LTA synthase family protein has translation MKPLTMSGKSRAPLPLRRQAQGRIPLFYIMALLFVLKMVLLRYFFYGEIAWGRVTADAASVLVLLSLVELLSPMKAKNAVYWALNAVYSLALFASTLYFSHFGSVPTYTALTELHQVGEIGSSVQATIRLSNYLYFADLIAGAVIGIVRKAAGGRRLTSARPVWKTGAALTLVLCATVCARFIQLGLPIDNELVESENVGFLGYQVASAIKSAEDNSVEAEGSLSDIVKEYDAFEAANPFSPPGLKTPVYFGSMKGKNVILVQMEAFQNFALHLKLGGKELTPVLNKLADESFYFPHIFQQIGQGNTSDAEFMSNTSIYPTGKIAMSTGYGDRKLPSMPRLLQERGYEADTFHVNNVVFWDRIKLYPALNFNHYYDKPFYHNDHFNSFGASDEELYRVGVDKLSALQQQHKPFYAQFITVSSHFPFDVPDDRKKIDVPASMEGSQLGKYLTALNYTDYAIGTLIDRLKANGMWDNTVLVLYGDHFGLQPQDNDPGEVTKQLGIPYDPRITRFNIPLIIHMPGETAGKVIDQVGGQLDIMPTVANLLGISLKDEKFVAFGHDLLNIDRNVFGMRYYLPTGSFFNDDILFVPGKGFDDGTAVSIRTLKPVKDFSKYRKDYDYVLKLMDISDRYVRALPKRK, from the coding sequence ATGAAACCACTCACGATGAGCGGAAAATCCCGCGCGCCGCTGCCGCTTCGCCGGCAGGCGCAGGGGCGGATTCCGCTCTTTTATATCATGGCGCTGCTGTTTGTGCTGAAAATGGTGCTGCTTCGTTATTTCTTCTACGGCGAGATCGCCTGGGGCCGGGTGACGGCGGACGCGGCCTCCGTGCTCGTCCTCTTGAGCCTTGTCGAGCTGCTGTCTCCGATGAAAGCGAAAAATGCGGTCTACTGGGCACTCAATGCCGTATATTCGCTCGCCTTGTTCGCATCGACGCTCTATTTCTCCCACTTCGGCTCGGTGCCGACCTATACGGCGCTGACGGAGCTGCATCAGGTAGGGGAGATCGGGTCCAGCGTGCAGGCGACGATCCGGCTCAGCAACTATTTGTATTTTGCGGACCTGATCGCAGGCGCCGTCATAGGGATCGTGCGGAAGGCGGCCGGCGGCCGCCGTTTGACGAGCGCACGCCCGGTCTGGAAAACGGGCGCGGCGCTGACGCTCGTCCTGTGCGCGACCGTATGTGCCCGTTTCATACAGCTTGGCCTGCCGATCGATAACGAGCTGGTCGAGTCGGAGAACGTCGGTTTTCTGGGCTACCAGGTCGCTTCCGCAATCAAGTCCGCGGAGGATAACAGCGTCGAGGCGGAAGGCAGCCTGAGCGATATCGTGAAGGAATACGACGCGTTCGAGGCGGCCAATCCGTTCTCGCCGCCGGGACTCAAAACGCCCGTTTATTTCGGGTCGATGAAAGGGAAAAACGTCATTCTCGTGCAGATGGAGGCGTTCCAGAACTTTGCGCTTCATCTGAAGCTGGGCGGGAAGGAGCTGACGCCGGTGCTGAACAAGCTGGCGGATGAAAGCTTCTATTTTCCGCATATCTTTCAGCAGATCGGGCAGGGGAACACGTCCGACGCGGAATTTATGTCGAACACGTCCATCTATCCGACCGGAAAAATCGCGATGTCCACCGGGTACGGGGACCGGAAACTGCCAAGCATGCCGCGCCTGCTGCAGGAGCGGGGATACGAAGCCGATACCTTCCATGTGAACAACGTCGTGTTCTGGGACCGGATCAAGCTGTATCCGGCGCTTAACTTCAACCATTATTACGACAAGCCGTTTTACCATAACGATCACTTCAACAGCTTCGGCGCTTCCGACGAGGAGCTGTACCGGGTAGGGGTGGACAAGCTGTCCGCACTGCAGCAGCAGCATAAGCCGTTTTACGCCCAGTTCATCACCGTATCGAGCCATTTTCCGTTCGACGTGCCGGACGACCGCAAGAAAATCGACGTCCCGGCTTCCATGGAGGGGTCGCAGCTCGGCAAATATTTGACGGCGCTCAACTATACCGATTATGCGATCGGCACCCTGATCGACCGGCTCAAGGCAAACGGCATGTGGGACAATACGGTGCTCGTCCTGTACGGCGATCATTTCGGGCTGCAGCCGCAGGACAACGATCCCGGCGAAGTGACGAAGCAGCTAGGCATTCCATACGATCCGCGGATAACGCGATTTAATATCCCGCTGATCATCCATATGCCCGGGGAAACCGCGGGAAAAGTGATCGATCAGGTCGGCGGACAGCTCGACATTATGCCGACCGTCGCCAACCTGCTCGGAATATCGCTGAAGGACGAGAAATTCGTCGCGTTCGGCCACGATCTGCTGAACATCGACCGCAACGTATTCGGCATGCGGTATTATTTGCCGACGGGCTCGTTCTTTAATGACGACATCCTGTTCGTTCCCGGCAAAGGCTTCGATGACGGCACGGCGGTGTCGATCCGGACGCTGAAGCCCGTGAAGGACTTCTCGAAATACCGCAAGGACTACGATTACGTCCTGAAGCTGATGGACATCTCCGACCGCTACGTGCGCGCGCTCCCGAAGCGCAAATAA
- a CDS encoding MFS transporter, whose amino-acid sequence MSIQSVSGSVNYRIPLFCAVTFLFWFSMYTCVPILTAYVEFLGASGKMAGLIVGMYGLSQMLLRVPVGVLSDRLHKRKLFIILGLLFSVLSGAGILITHDLTWILVLRTIAGVAAATWVDFTILFASYYLKQETTRAMGTISVYNSLGQMCGILCGGWFADHYSWESAFLIGAAVGLVGAAGALFIVEKFDENEQKITLQGVMEVAGDRTLLTVSFLSILFQVLTFATVFGFTPVYAQSLGATKLGLGLLTFCSTFPTALAAWMGGKYFAEKLGERTVIVIGFVLSGVFTVLIPFTDSLGLLIATQAIAGFGRGFTSPVLMSLSIKHMDTGKRATAMGFYQAIYGLGMFAGPLFMGAAGDWLTLREGFVIVGALGCVTAVIGFILLRSVTSKPKPASSMAV is encoded by the coding sequence ATGAGCATCCAGTCCGTATCCGGCAGCGTCAATTACCGCATCCCGCTGTTTTGCGCGGTCACGTTCTTGTTCTGGTTTTCGATGTATACCTGCGTCCCGATTTTGACCGCCTACGTAGAATTTTTGGGCGCATCGGGTAAAATGGCCGGCCTCATCGTCGGCATGTACGGCCTCAGCCAAATGCTGCTGAGGGTACCGGTCGGCGTTCTGTCCGACCGGCTGCATAAGCGCAAGCTGTTCATTATTCTCGGGCTGCTGTTTTCGGTCCTGTCCGGAGCGGGCATTCTCATTACGCACGATCTGACCTGGATTCTCGTGCTGCGTACGATCGCCGGCGTGGCGGCCGCCACTTGGGTCGATTTTACGATTTTGTTCGCCAGCTACTATTTGAAGCAGGAGACGACGCGGGCGATGGGAACGATCTCCGTCTACAACTCGCTCGGCCAAATGTGCGGCATTCTGTGCGGCGGCTGGTTCGCGGACCACTACAGCTGGGAATCGGCGTTTCTGATCGGCGCCGCCGTCGGGCTCGTCGGAGCGGCCGGGGCGCTCTTCATCGTCGAGAAGTTCGACGAGAACGAGCAGAAGATTACTCTGCAGGGCGTCATGGAGGTGGCCGGCGACCGTACGCTGCTGACCGTATCGTTCCTGTCGATCCTGTTTCAGGTGCTTACCTTTGCGACCGTGTTCGGGTTTACGCCCGTTTACGCGCAGTCGCTCGGCGCAACGAAGCTGGGGCTGGGGCTGCTGACGTTCTGCTCGACGTTTCCGACCGCGCTGGCGGCCTGGATGGGCGGCAAATATTTCGCGGAGAAGCTGGGCGAGCGGACGGTCATCGTCATCGGCTTCGTGCTGAGCGGCGTATTCACCGTGCTGATCCCGTTTACGGACTCGCTCGGGCTGCTCATTGCGACGCAGGCGATCGCGGGCTTCGGACGCGGCTTCACCTCGCCCGTGCTGATGTCGCTCAGCATCAAGCATATGGACACGGGCAAGCGCGCCACGGCGATGGGCTTCTATCAGGCCATTTACGGGCTGGGCATGTTCGCGGGACCGCTCTTCATGGGCGCGGCGGGCGACTGGCTGACGCTGCGCGAAGGTTTTGTCATCGTCGGAGCGCTCGGGTGCGTAACCGCGGTGATCGGTTTCATCTTGCTGCGAAGCGTGACGAGCAAACCGAAGCCCGCGAGCAGCATGGCAGTCTAA
- a CDS encoding alpha/beta fold hydrolase, whose translation MRKPFQMRRAALRLGAVVLAGSALIAAMYHLLEPGKRGLAAMKSDRLVRVTDNGRWISMQPAGKAKEPSVIFYPGAFADPRCYAEFGRRVAAAGHRVYLVDMPLRLSLLGLNRALDVMAAQPGESFVIGGHSLGGTAAVRFSSAHPEKVKGVFLIASFADKTGDLRAKKLPVLHIAATNDGIVHANLWRNHIGRLPADTEYVSVKGGNHIQFGSYRWFPPDAPSSLTEAEQQEAVSAAMQDWLRRLTGGGDAAGRRTAAE comes from the coding sequence ATGCGAAAACCATTTCAGATGCGGCGGGCTGCGCTGCGGCTTGGGGCCGTCGTGCTTGCCGGCTCGGCGCTGATTGCCGCCATGTACCATTTGCTTGAGCCGGGCAAACGGGGGCTGGCTGCGATGAAGAGCGACCGGCTGGTCCGGGTGACCGATAACGGCAGGTGGATTTCGATGCAGCCGGCGGGCAAAGCGAAGGAGCCCTCCGTCATCTTCTATCCGGGCGCGTTCGCCGATCCGCGCTGCTACGCCGAGTTCGGCCGCCGGGTCGCAGCCGCCGGGCACCGCGTGTACCTCGTCGACATGCCGCTTCGTCTCTCGCTGCTCGGCCTAAACCGAGCGCTCGACGTGATGGCCGCGCAGCCCGGCGAATCGTTCGTGATCGGCGGCCACTCGCTCGGCGGCACCGCCGCCGTCCGCTTCTCCTCGGCCCATCCGGAGAAGGTGAAAGGCGTGTTTCTGATCGCCTCATTTGCCGACAAGACGGGCGATCTGCGGGCGAAAAAGCTGCCGGTGCTGCATATCGCGGCGACGAACGACGGCATCGTTCATGCGAATTTGTGGCGAAACCATATCGGCCGGCTGCCTGCCGATACCGAGTATGTTTCCGTAAAGGGCGGGAATCACATCCAGTTCGGCTCCTACCGCTGGTTTCCTCCGGACGCTCCCTCTTCCTTGACCGAGGCGGAGCAGCAGGAGGCCGTCTCGGCGGCGATGCAGGACTGGCTGCGCAGGCTGACGGGTGGCGGCGATGCGGCAGGGCGCCGGACTGCGGCCGAGTAA